One Brevibacillus choshinensis genomic window carries:
- a CDS encoding peptide ABC transporter substrate-binding protein, translating to MKRSIFALISGVAVLGAALAGCGGGQQASKPAESGQSQTQPQGGSQPAPAEKPKAEQVLRWNLHSEPPTADPGLAEDTTSAAITKALFDGLTRIGPEGKPVEAVAGKIDVSPDLKTYTFTLRDSKWSNGEPVTAHDFEYAWKRALDPKTASNYAYQLYYIKNAEKANKGEGKLDDVGVKATGDKTLKVELENPTPFFLELTAFQTYFPVNKKLIESNPNWAADAKTHLGNGPYKLEVWDHKSKMVMVKNDNYWDKDSVKLDKIEFSMVEDENTELSMFENGEIDWAGSPLSSLPTDAMPALKDSGKLQVKPVGATYWYKFNTEKPPFNNIKIRKAFAYSIDRQLLIDNVLQANQQPAMAAVPPTMALNQGGYFKDNDQETAKKLLDEGLKELGMSKLPPITLVYNTSEGHKKIAEAIQDQWRKNLGADVKLENQEWKVYLETMHEGNYQVGRLGWSGDFNDPINFLELFKDKNGGNNDTRWEHPKFKELLNQSATEGDPEKRKALLGQAERIMMDEMPIMPIYFYTHTWVKNDKVKGVFQDGLGAIDWKWAYIE from the coding sequence TTGAAAAGAAGTATATTTGCACTGATCAGCGGTGTGGCCGTACTGGGGGCTGCGCTGGCCGGATGTGGGGGAGGGCAGCAAGCCTCCAAGCCTGCAGAATCCGGTCAAAGCCAAACGCAGCCGCAGGGAGGATCACAGCCTGCTCCAGCGGAAAAGCCAAAAGCAGAACAAGTGCTGCGCTGGAATCTTCACTCCGAGCCACCGACGGCTGACCCAGGATTGGCGGAGGATACGACGTCAGCAGCCATTACGAAGGCGCTCTTTGACGGGCTGACGAGAATCGGTCCAGAAGGCAAGCCGGTGGAGGCGGTGGCTGGGAAAATCGATGTCTCTCCTGATTTGAAAACCTACACCTTTACGCTGCGAGATTCCAAATGGAGCAACGGAGAACCAGTGACGGCACATGATTTCGAATATGCATGGAAGCGGGCGCTTGATCCCAAGACAGCTTCCAATTACGCCTATCAGCTCTACTATATCAAGAACGCGGAGAAAGCGAACAAGGGAGAAGGCAAGCTGGACGATGTCGGAGTAAAAGCAACGGGCGACAAGACACTGAAAGTGGAGCTTGAGAATCCGACCCCGTTTTTCTTGGAGCTGACAGCCTTCCAAACATATTTCCCGGTAAATAAAAAGCTGATCGAGTCCAATCCAAACTGGGCCGCAGATGCCAAGACGCACTTGGGAAATGGACCCTATAAGCTGGAAGTCTGGGACCACAAGAGCAAGATGGTGATGGTCAAGAATGACAACTACTGGGACAAAGATAGCGTCAAGCTGGACAAGATCGAATTTTCCATGGTAGAGGATGAAAACACAGAGCTATCCATGTTTGAGAATGGAGAAATCGATTGGGCGGGCTCACCGCTAAGCTCCCTTCCTACGGACGCCATGCCTGCATTGAAGGACAGCGGCAAGCTCCAGGTAAAGCCAGTGGGAGCTACCTATTGGTATAAGTTCAATACGGAAAAACCTCCTTTTAACAATATTAAAATCCGCAAAGCGTTTGCCTATTCGATCGATCGTCAACTCCTGATCGACAATGTCCTGCAGGCGAATCAACAGCCGGCAATGGCAGCGGTACCCCCGACGATGGCGCTCAACCAGGGGGGCTACTTCAAGGACAACGATCAGGAGACAGCAAAAAAACTGCTGGACGAAGGACTCAAAGAATTAGGCATGTCCAAGCTCCCGCCAATCACTCTCGTATACAACACCTCCGAAGGACACAAAAAAATCGCAGAAGCCATTCAGGATCAATGGCGCAAAAATCTGGGGGCAGATGTAAAGCTGGAAAATCAGGAGTGGAAAGTTTACCTCGAAACCATGCATGAAGGAAACTACCAGGTGGGACGCTTGGGCTGGTCAGGAGACTTCAACGACCCGATCAACTTCTTGGAGCTGTTCAAAGATAAAAACGGCGGAAACAACGACACACGCTGGGAGCATCCGAAGTTCAAGGAGCTCCTGAACCAATCAGCGACGGAGGGTGATCCGGAAAAGCGCAAAGCGCTCTTGGGCCAGGCAGAGCGAATCATGATGGATGAGATGCCGATCATGCCGATTTACTTTTACACGCATACTTGGGTGAAAAACGACAAGGTAAAGGGAGTCTTCCAGGATGGTTTGGGCGCAATCGACTGGAAATGGGCGTATATTGAATAA
- a CDS encoding M24 family metallopeptidase, which translates to MEKVEKLRQRFDAAGIDGLLVTNGQNRRYLTQFTGTYGVVLISKDQAKLLTDFRYTAQAKAQAKDFDIVFLPTKDSVYSEVARLSEEMGITRLGFEADNLTYALHRKYGDAAKTEMVATSGVVESLRLIKTPEELSKIQTAAQIADAAFAHIIDYLRPGITELEVSNELEMFMRKQGSSGSAFDMIIASGHRSALPHGVASSKQIERGDMVTMDFGALYEGYRSDITRTVAVGEPSAQLKGIYEIVLEARNRAVAGIRPGITGREADAFARDYITEKGYGERFGHGMGHGVGLDIHEEPFMSTSCTATIQPGMVLTVEPGIYIPDLGGVRIEDDIVVTEEGNQVLTHSPRDLMIL; encoded by the coding sequence ATGGAGAAAGTGGAAAAGCTTCGTCAGCGGTTTGACGCGGCCGGAATCGATGGCTTGCTGGTGACCAATGGGCAAAATCGGCGGTATTTGACACAATTTACGGGGACGTATGGCGTAGTCCTCATTTCAAAGGATCAGGCGAAGCTGCTGACTGATTTTCGATATACGGCCCAGGCCAAAGCGCAAGCAAAAGATTTCGATATCGTGTTTCTGCCCACCAAGGATTCTGTTTACAGTGAAGTGGCGCGCCTCTCGGAGGAAATGGGAATCACAAGGCTGGGATTTGAAGCAGACAACCTGACGTATGCGCTGCACCGAAAGTATGGAGATGCGGCGAAAACCGAGATGGTCGCGACATCAGGCGTTGTCGAGAGTCTGCGGTTGATCAAAACACCTGAGGAGCTGTCCAAGATCCAGACAGCGGCCCAGATTGCGGATGCAGCGTTCGCTCATATTATCGATTATCTTCGCCCCGGGATAACGGAGCTGGAAGTGTCCAACGAGCTGGAAATGTTCATGCGCAAACAGGGTTCGTCAGGCTCTGCGTTTGACATGATCATCGCATCCGGCCATCGCTCAGCTTTGCCGCATGGCGTGGCGAGCAGCAAGCAAATCGAGCGTGGCGACATGGTAACCATGGACTTCGGTGCGTTGTACGAGGGGTATCGCTCCGATATTACGCGTACCGTTGCTGTCGGGGAGCCTTCAGCCCAATTGAAAGGCATTTACGAGATCGTGCTTGAGGCGCGCAATCGCGCAGTGGCGGGCATAAGACCGGGCATCACGGGAAGAGAGGCGGATGCCTTTGCGCGAGACTACATCACGGAAAAAGGCTACGGTGAGCGCTTTGGCCACGGGATGGGGCACGGAGTGGGGCTGGACATTCATGAGGAGCCGTTCATGTCGACCAGCTGCACGGCGACCATTCAGCCGGGAATGGTACTGACGGTCGAGCCAGGCATCTACATTCCGGACCTGGGCGGCGTACGTATTGAGGACGACATCGTCGTGACGGAGGAAGGAAATCAGGTGTTGACTCATTCCCCTCGCGATTTGATGATTTTGTAA
- a CDS encoding (2Fe-2S)-binding protein translates to MMDAHQLIVCRCEEVSLAELLETAEAYQCSARELKLRTRAGMGCCGGRTCRMLVDQVIEQATGHSPSHTIPLGYQPPVRPISFQTLGGRNR, encoded by the coding sequence ATCATGGACGCACACCAATTGATTGTCTGTCGTTGTGAAGAAGTATCCTTGGCTGAACTGCTGGAAACAGCCGAGGCTTACCAGTGCAGCGCTCGGGAGTTGAAGCTGAGAACACGGGCAGGCATGGGCTGCTGTGGAGGTCGCACCTGTCGGATGCTGGTTGATCAGGTCATCGAACAAGCAACGGGCCACTCGCCATCCCATACGATACCGCTCGGCTACCAGCCGCCTGTACGTCCCATCTCGTTCCAAACACTCGGAGGTCGAAATAGATGA
- a CDS encoding (2Fe-2S)-binding protein, which produces MNQRIVHHPVLGSLDAGKSLHFRFNGTTYPAYEGETIAAALLASGVRTLRVHEEKGTPRGIYCNIGHCYECRVTVDGVPTVRACMTLVQDGMEVTAGVVLPTPLKKGGHSQ; this is translated from the coding sequence ATGAACCAGCGCATTGTACACCACCCTGTCCTTGGCTCCCTGGATGCGGGCAAATCCTTGCATTTTCGCTTTAATGGAACCACGTACCCCGCCTATGAGGGAGAGACGATCGCCGCTGCTCTTCTGGCAAGCGGGGTCCGAACATTGCGGGTACACGAGGAGAAAGGGACGCCACGAGGCATCTACTGCAATATCGGCCATTGCTATGAATGCCGTGTGACCGTGGACGGCGTGCCTACTGTACGTGCCTGCATGACGCTGGTGCAGGACGGAATGGAAGTAACCGCAGGAGTGGTGCTGCCTACTCCATTGAAAAAAGGAGGGCATTCTCAATGA
- a CDS encoding NAD(P)/FAD-dependent oxidoreductase: MIDALIIGAGPAGLSAAIACAKQGLSVRIVDEFYRAGGRLLGQLHQEPNGTWWNGMEEAARLDREARAAGVEIACGVSVFNVVPSSSGWIASTTEGEIETSLLLIATGASETAVPVPGWTLPGVMSIGAAQVMTNVQRVRVGERGVIIGVNILSVAIARELQLAGIQIDRMILPPVSTVTGKAGFPEAVMRSLLRVAHLAPSPLIRWGSQLMKSSWMQRLGVSLYPSQGFSMWDIPIQLRTAALEIVGTNQVEGVRIARVAPDGQPIPGSEQIIPADFVCIAGGLSPLAELAAIAGCPFAYVPSLGGHVPIHNDRMQTPLPGLFVAGNITGVESAKVAMAQGIVAGLSMADAHGALADSAELENAIRQVGIVRQRATIQFHPDIDEGRATVGQLALASTGK, encoded by the coding sequence ATGATCGATGCTCTCATTATCGGCGCTGGTCCCGCTGGCTTGTCAGCTGCCATCGCTTGTGCCAAGCAGGGTTTATCCGTGCGGATCGTCGACGAGTTTTACCGCGCTGGCGGACGCCTCTTGGGACAGCTTCATCAAGAACCGAACGGCACCTGGTGGAATGGAATGGAAGAAGCGGCACGCCTGGACCGGGAAGCGAGAGCAGCCGGTGTTGAAATCGCGTGCGGCGTATCTGTCTTCAACGTCGTCCCTTCTTCGTCCGGCTGGATCGCTTCTACGACGGAGGGGGAGATCGAGACTTCTCTGCTCCTGATTGCCACGGGTGCTTCGGAAACGGCCGTCCCCGTTCCTGGCTGGACACTGCCCGGCGTGATGTCGATCGGCGCCGCGCAAGTCATGACCAACGTCCAGCGAGTGCGAGTCGGAGAGCGTGGCGTCATCATCGGGGTCAACATCTTATCCGTCGCCATTGCTCGGGAGCTCCAGCTCGCCGGCATCCAGATCGATCGGATGATCCTCCCGCCCGTCTCCACCGTAACAGGAAAAGCCGGGTTCCCAGAGGCTGTCATGCGCTCCTTGCTGCGAGTCGCTCATCTCGCACCTTCCCCCCTCATTCGCTGGGGCAGTCAGCTTATGAAAAGCAGTTGGATGCAGCGTCTTGGAGTCAGTCTCTACCCTTCCCAAGGCTTTTCCATGTGGGACATTCCCATCCAGCTGCGTACGGCTGCTTTGGAGATTGTGGGGACAAACCAAGTGGAGGGTGTCCGCATAGCACGAGTCGCTCCGGACGGCCAGCCCATTCCGGGATCGGAGCAGATCATCCCGGCCGATTTTGTCTGCATCGCAGGTGGTCTAAGTCCCCTGGCTGAATTGGCTGCCATCGCCGGTTGCCCCTTTGCCTATGTCCCTTCCCTGGGCGGCCATGTCCCGATCCACAACGACCGGATGCAAACACCTTTGCCGGGACTTTTTGTAGCTGGGAATATAACCGGTGTGGAAAGCGCCAAGGTCGCTATGGCTCAGGGCATAGTAGCCGGGCTCTCCATGGCCGATGCACATGGGGCATTGGCTGATTCCGCAGAGCTGGAGAATGCCATCCGGCAAGTGGGCATCGTGCGGCAACGGGCCACCATCCAGTTTCATCCCGATATCGACGAGGGACGCGCTACCGTCGGACAGCTGGCTCTTGCCAGTACGGGAAAATAA
- a CDS encoding VOC family protein has translation MKISSSYPVILTQQVSDTAKFYIDSFGFVSTFESDWYVSLKNDQSGHSFELAILDAAHSTIPEGYRQPTTGLILNFEVENVDAEYNRLIVQSRLPLHLDIRDEAFGQRHFITSDPNGVLLDIITVIPPTEAFSSQYADHP, from the coding sequence ATGAAAATTTCCAGCTCTTATCCTGTGATTTTGACGCAGCAGGTTTCTGACACCGCGAAATTTTACATCGATTCCTTTGGCTTCGTGTCCACCTTTGAGTCTGATTGGTATGTGAGCCTGAAAAATGATCAATCAGGCCACTCGTTTGAACTAGCCATTTTGGATGCGGCGCACTCTACCATTCCTGAAGGGTATCGGCAACCCACAACCGGTCTCATTCTCAACTTCGAGGTGGAGAACGTCGATGCGGAATACAATAGGCTCATCGTCCAGTCGCGCCTTCCTTTGCATCTGGATATCCGTGACGAGGCATTTGGCCAACGGCATTTTATCACGTCCGATCCCAACGGCGTCCTGCTTGATATCATTACGGTCATTCCCCCAACGGAAGCGTTCAGCAGCCAATACGCGGATCATCCCTGA
- a CDS encoding TetR/AcrR family transcriptional regulator: protein MKQSKEEQKKATIRKLTEVARVYFSERGYADASMEEMVKEAGLTRGALYHHFSNKEGLFHAVLEMVQGEIAERVETEAAKSEDVWGQLILGCRAFISAAVESPNRRIMLIDGPSVLGWETWRRMDEQHSMRLLHDQLQEMQEQGYLKPVSITCLTHLLSGAMNEAVLWISQLPESQQALDEVTESLALMLEGFRAK from the coding sequence ATGAAGCAATCAAAAGAAGAACAAAAAAAGGCAACCATCCGTAAGCTGACGGAAGTAGCCAGAGTATACTTTTCCGAACGAGGATACGCCGACGCCTCCATGGAGGAAATGGTCAAGGAAGCCGGATTGACTCGGGGAGCGCTCTACCATCACTTTAGCAATAAGGAAGGCTTGTTCCATGCCGTCTTGGAGATGGTTCAAGGTGAAATTGCCGAGCGCGTGGAAACGGAAGCGGCAAAAAGCGAAGATGTTTGGGGGCAGCTGATTTTGGGATGTCGCGCCTTCATCTCCGCTGCCGTAGAAAGCCCGAACAGAAGAATCATGCTGATCGATGGCCCCTCTGTGCTCGGCTGGGAGACATGGCGCAGGATGGATGAGCAGCACTCCATGCGATTGCTGCATGATCAGCTGCAGGAGATGCAGGAGCAAGGATATCTGAAGCCGGTTTCGATCACGTGCCTGACCCACTTGCTCTCCGGTGCCATGAACGAGGCCGTGCTCTGGATCTCCCAATTGCCCGAATCGCAGCAAGCTCTCGATGAAGTGACAGAATCGCTTGCCCTGATGCTGGAAGGCTTCCGGGCAAAATAG
- a CDS encoding carbohydrate ABC transporter permease encodes MQKKAGPLFYVFLVLFIFIVMFPFLWILIAALKPPSELFGERAFHFIIQNPSFDNFVRVFTERPFARYLWNSTVVAALTTLYSITIAAFAAYAIAWLKFRGKAIILGIVLAVSMFPQIATISPIFMFMQSMGLTNSYLGLIIPYTTFALPLAIWNLTIFFRKIPIDLGEAAKVDGASIWQTMTRVFFPLAMPGVFTTAILVFIAAWNEFLFALTLNTQEAMKTVPVGIVMFQGMFTVPWGEISAASIIVTVPLVIVVLIFQRRIISGLTSGAVKE; translated from the coding sequence GTGCAGAAAAAAGCGGGACCGCTGTTTTACGTCTTTCTAGTCCTTTTTATCTTTATCGTGATGTTTCCGTTTCTCTGGATCCTGATCGCCGCGCTGAAGCCGCCCAGCGAACTGTTTGGGGAGAGAGCTTTTCATTTCATCATTCAAAACCCGAGCTTCGACAATTTTGTCCGCGTATTCACGGAGCGGCCATTCGCTCGGTACTTGTGGAATTCAACGGTTGTGGCAGCGCTGACGACCCTGTACTCCATCACGATCGCTGCGTTTGCCGCTTATGCCATCGCATGGCTGAAGTTTCGAGGGAAGGCGATCATTTTGGGAATCGTGCTGGCTGTCTCGATGTTTCCGCAGATTGCCACGATCTCGCCCATTTTCATGTTCATGCAGTCGATGGGTTTGACGAACAGCTATTTGGGGCTGATCATTCCATACACGACCTTTGCATTGCCGCTCGCCATCTGGAATTTGACCATTTTCTTTCGCAAGATTCCCATTGATCTGGGGGAAGCCGCCAAGGTGGACGGCGCCTCCATCTGGCAGACCATGACGAGAGTCTTCTTTCCGCTGGCGATGCCCGGCGTATTTACTACGGCGATCCTCGTATTTATTGCGGCCTGGAACGAGTTTTTGTTCGCGTTGACGCTCAATACGCAGGAGGCGATGAAGACGGTGCCGGTGGGAATCGTCATGTTTCAGGGCATGTTTACGGTACCGTGGGGGGAAATATCTGCTGCTTCCATCATCGTCACGGTTCCGCTGGTCATCGTGGTCCTGATTTTCCAACGGCGCATCATCTCCGGCTTGACCTCTGGGGCAGTGAAAGAGTGA
- a CDS encoding carbohydrate ABC transporter permease has translation MKRASLSEKQMGYLLIFPAVVIILVIAIWPVMRSFWISLHDIRLNDPTKTEVHNSYGLDMERYVSTLPNLLRYLKKEADAAQGSAKDQLLAQRQQAEQMDAALMQNKEIAARYQQIDQLLLEFKPVPTELKYVELSDEQIDSIRHTLDTIRTTLNDLGRQKQLSRPEGALGVVQGISASVIEPNYIGFAYYKQFLTDSRMWGALYNTLFFTVVSVAIELALGLWIAMLINKPFIGRGLVRATVLIPWAIPTVISAMMWKYLYDGQNGIVAHLFEVTGLVSDMGVLLTTKAGAMFSVILADVWKTTPFMALLLFAGLQTIPNSLYEAAQVDGASRVQQFFKITLPMLKSSLLVSLLFRTLDAFRVFDLIYALTGGGPANSTETISILAYKTMFAQMSFGEGSALAVIVFLCVALISIGYIKILGADLLGESGGR, from the coding sequence ATGAAGCGAGCATCTCTATCGGAAAAGCAGATGGGCTATCTACTGATATTCCCTGCCGTCGTCATCATTCTCGTCATTGCGATCTGGCCTGTCATGCGTTCTTTTTGGATCAGCCTGCATGACATTCGACTCAACGATCCGACGAAAACAGAAGTCCACAACTCCTACGGCCTGGATATGGAACGGTATGTCAGCACGCTCCCCAACCTTCTCCGATATTTGAAAAAGGAAGCCGATGCGGCCCAAGGGAGTGCGAAAGACCAGCTGCTGGCGCAAAGACAGCAGGCGGAGCAGATGGACGCAGCACTGATGCAAAACAAGGAGATCGCCGCGCGCTATCAACAGATTGACCAATTGCTGCTCGAATTCAAGCCGGTCCCGACCGAATTGAAATACGTAGAGCTGTCTGACGAACAGATTGATTCCATTCGCCATACTTTGGACACAATCAGGACGACCCTAAACGATTTGGGGAGGCAAAAGCAGCTGAGCAGGCCCGAGGGGGCTTTGGGAGTGGTCCAAGGCATTTCGGCGTCGGTGATTGAGCCGAACTACATTGGGTTCGCTTATTACAAACAATTTCTCACGGACAGCAGAATGTGGGGGGCCTTGTACAATACGTTGTTTTTCACCGTCGTCTCAGTAGCGATCGAGCTGGCGCTGGGCTTGTGGATCGCGATGCTGATCAACAAGCCATTCATCGGGCGTGGATTGGTGCGTGCGACTGTGCTGATTCCGTGGGCCATACCGACAGTCATTTCCGCCATGATGTGGAAGTATTTATACGACGGGCAAAACGGGATAGTGGCCCATCTCTTTGAAGTGACCGGGCTTGTTTCCGATATGGGTGTCCTCTTGACGACAAAGGCGGGTGCCATGTTTTCCGTCATTTTGGCGGATGTCTGGAAAACGACACCGTTCATGGCATTGCTGCTGTTTGCCGGTCTGCAGACGATTCCGAACAGCCTTTACGAAGCAGCGCAGGTGGATGGAGCCAGTCGCGTTCAGCAGTTTTTTAAAATCACCCTGCCCATGCTCAAGTCGAGTTTGCTGGTATCCCTCCTGTTTCGCACGCTCGATGCATTTCGTGTTTTTGACCTGATTTACGCCTTGACCGGCGGTGGGCCTGCGAACTCCACAGAGACCATTTCCATCCTCGCGTACAAGACCATGTTTGCGCAAATGAGCTTTGGAGAAGGCTCCGCGCTCGCTGTCATCGTCTTTCTGTGCGTCGCGTTGATTTCCATCGGCTATATCAAAATTTTGGGTGCAGACCTGCTGGGCGAAAGCGGAGGAAGATAG
- a CDS encoding ABC transporter substrate-binding protein, with amino-acid sequence MKILKGLTSVGLTFSMLLSLAACSGAPQQSAPAPASGQPAPPASTEAPKPDATPPAAEKVKLVYARGKDSTDSTKKLVEAFTAAHPDIEVEIREMPSDTGQSHDQYVTMFSAQSSEIDVFDLDVIWPAEFAQAGYLLPLDRLMEQDAIDTGKYIKGAMDAGNFGGQQWTMPKFIDAGLLFYRKDLVKEPPKTWDDLIAQAKALNGKDGAKFGYLMQAKQYEGLVCNFVEFSASYGGKILDEQGNVAVNNPGTIKGLKKMIEIVKSDFVPKNITTFTETESHTTFLEGQSPFVRNWPYQFAMAQDPTQSKIVDKVAIAPLPAGDAGSAAALGGWMGGINKFTKHPKEAWEFLKFMTGPEGQKISAVHGGLAPTYLPAYDEADVQKASPLFANKDFVDGVSAAVSRPTTPIYPKISEVIQIEVSKALAGQQTAEQAVKNMETQMNGLMKK; translated from the coding sequence ATGAAGATTTTGAAAGGGCTTACATCTGTAGGGTTGACCTTTTCCATGCTTCTCTCCTTGGCGGCGTGTTCCGGCGCTCCGCAGCAATCAGCACCTGCACCCGCTTCAGGGCAGCCTGCACCGCCAGCCAGCACGGAAGCACCGAAGCCTGATGCAACCCCTCCTGCGGCTGAAAAAGTGAAGCTGGTATATGCCCGCGGGAAGGATTCTACGGACTCGACGAAGAAGCTGGTCGAAGCGTTTACGGCGGCGCATCCCGACATAGAGGTGGAAATACGAGAAATGCCTTCTGATACGGGGCAAAGCCACGATCAATACGTCACCATGTTCAGCGCCCAGTCCTCCGAAATCGACGTATTCGACCTCGACGTGATTTGGCCAGCCGAATTTGCGCAAGCAGGCTACCTCCTTCCCCTCGACCGCTTGATGGAACAGGACGCAATCGATACAGGCAAGTACATCAAAGGGGCTATGGATGCAGGCAACTTCGGTGGCCAGCAGTGGACCATGCCGAAGTTCATTGACGCCGGACTGCTCTTTTATCGCAAGGACTTGGTAAAAGAACCGCCCAAAACCTGGGATGACCTGATCGCACAGGCCAAAGCGCTGAATGGCAAAGACGGAGCAAAGTTCGGCTACCTGATGCAAGCCAAGCAGTATGAGGGTCTGGTGTGCAACTTCGTCGAATTCAGCGCATCCTACGGCGGAAAAATCCTCGATGAGCAGGGGAATGTCGCAGTCAACAACCCGGGAACGATCAAAGGCTTGAAAAAGATGATCGAGATCGTCAAATCCGACTTCGTCCCGAAAAACATCACCACGTTCACCGAAACAGAATCGCACACCACTTTCCTCGAAGGCCAATCCCCGTTTGTTCGTAACTGGCCGTATCAATTCGCCATGGCACAGGATCCGACACAATCCAAAATCGTAGACAAAGTAGCGATCGCCCCACTTCCTGCAGGCGATGCCGGATCAGCAGCAGCCCTCGGCGGCTGGATGGGCGGAATCAACAAATTCACCAAGCATCCAAAAGAAGCGTGGGAATTCCTGAAGTTCATGACTGGACCTGAAGGCCAAAAAATTTCTGCGGTACATGGCGGTCTGGCCCCTACTTATCTGCCTGCCTACGATGAAGCAGATGTCCAAAAAGCAAGTCCGCTGTTTGCCAACAAAGATTTCGTCGATGGCGTGAGCGCTGCCGTATCCCGTCCAACCACTCCGATCTACCCGAAAATTTCCGAAGTCATCCAGATCGAGGTATCCAAAGCGCTCGCGGGTCAGCAAACGGCTGAGCAAGCAGTGAAAAACATGGAGACTCAAATGAATGGGCTCATGAAAAAGTAA
- a CDS encoding Gfo/Idh/MocA family protein, with amino-acid sequence MATKRWNIGMIGAGGISEAHLEAIREEPRAQVAAIADVAHEVAANRAARHHIPEVYTDFRELLAVPDIDAVVICVPNYLHAETAIAALAAGKHVLCEKPMAMDVQQAEEMIQAAKQADKILMVGQNNRFRSDARYVKSLVDEGRLGPVYHAKTGWVRRNGIPGWGSWFTQKELAGGGPLIDIGVHMLDLTLWLLGHPKPVSVLGQTYAQFGPHKKGLSEWGRRDEKGHFDVEDMAVAMITFENGLTLTLDASWASHIEKENVFLNLYGREGGTSLNLMENRLTLYQDWNGTPATTEIVPSHDKERVRLFQNFVDSIAGTATPLCTPEQALYINRLIEAIYASAQSGEAVML; translated from the coding sequence ATGGCTACCAAACGGTGGAACATCGGAATGATCGGAGCAGGCGGGATTTCCGAAGCACATCTCGAAGCGATCAGGGAAGAGCCTAGGGCGCAGGTGGCTGCCATTGCCGATGTAGCGCACGAGGTTGCAGCAAATCGAGCAGCAAGGCACCACATTCCAGAGGTCTATACGGACTTTCGGGAGCTTTTGGCAGTGCCAGACATCGATGCTGTGGTCATTTGCGTACCCAATTATCTGCACGCCGAGACTGCCATTGCTGCACTCGCAGCAGGCAAGCATGTGCTTTGCGAAAAGCCGATGGCGATGGATGTCCAGCAAGCGGAGGAAATGATCCAGGCAGCAAAGCAAGCGGACAAAATTCTCATGGTGGGGCAGAACAACCGGTTTCGAAGCGATGCGAGGTACGTCAAGAGCTTGGTGGACGAAGGCAGGCTCGGTCCGGTGTATCACGCAAAGACAGGCTGGGTCAGGAGAAACGGCATACCGGGCTGGGGAAGCTGGTTCACGCAAAAAGAGCTGGCGGGAGGAGGACCGCTGATCGACATCGGCGTACATATGCTCGATCTGACGCTGTGGCTGTTGGGGCATCCCAAGCCCGTGTCCGTGCTGGGGCAGACGTACGCGCAATTCGGGCCGCACAAGAAAGGGCTGTCAGAGTGGGGACGCAGGGATGAAAAGGGCCATTTTGATGTGGAGGACATGGCCGTCGCCATGATTACGTTTGAAAACGGATTGACGCTCACCTTGGATGCGAGCTGGGCCTCTCATATTGAAAAGGAAAACGTTTTCCTCAATCTGTACGGAAGGGAAGGGGGGACTTCGCTCAATCTGATGGAGAATCGCCTCACGCTGTACCAGGATTGGAATGGCACTCCCGCCACCACGGAGATTGTTCCGAGTCACGACAAAGAAAGAGTGCGGCTGTTCCAAAACTTCGTTGACTCGATAGCGGGGACAGCAACGCCACTCTGCACGCCGGAACAAGCCCTGTACATCAATCGGCTGATCGAGGCCATCTATGCCTCCGCGCAGTCGGGTGAGGCAGTAATGCTGTAG